Proteins from a single region of Palaemon carinicauda isolate YSFRI2023 chromosome 32, ASM3689809v2, whole genome shotgun sequence:
- the LOC137625540 gene encoding uncharacterized protein: MEQLAGPSSRSDCVTCENCFISYGDFCVHYSGKVDLIIAFAQRHGLILAEKKCPNCENVCRIDYKKLAFRCDRSVVTRGKRKRRCNFFVSCFKGTWFGKAKLDIETNLKFVFLFLQKAFSFEFVSFELKLNNHTIVDWCSFCREVLISWGLRRSRKIGGPGLTVEIDESKFGKRKYNVGRVIEGQWVFGGICRETRDLFFVPVQDRSAETLLAIIRQYIAEGTTVISDCWKAYNCLEKEGYKHLTVNHSVNFVDPVTGAHTNTIERTWRGTKALVPKYGRRKDHFVGYLAVAYFKLGITDPAKRLHHFLLAAADLYPPTP; this comes from the coding sequence atggagcaattagcaggaccttcatcccgttctgACTGTGTCACTTGTGAAAATTGTTTCATTTcatatggggatttttgtgtacattattcagggaaagttgatttgataattgcatttgctcaacgtcatggtttgattttggcagagaaaaagtgccctaattgtgaaaatgtgtgccgtatagattacaagaaattagcattccggtgtgatcgtagtgtggttactcgtgggaaaaggaagaggaggtgcaattttttcgtgtcttgtttcaaaggtacatggtttggaaaagcaaagttagatattgagactaatttgaagtttgtgttcctttttttgcaaaaggccttttcatttgaatttgtttcgtttgaactgaaactcaataatCACACTATCGTTGATTGGTGTTCGTTTTGCCGTGAGGTGCTTATTTCTTGGGGTCTGAGACGTTCTCGGAAAATTGGAGGCCCTGGATTAACCGTTGAAATTGATGAATCAAAATTTGGCAAGCGCAAGTACAATGTTGGACGCGTCATAGAGGGTCAGTGGGTGTTTGGTGGTATCTGCCGTGAAACCCGGGATTTATTTTTTGTGCCGGTGCAAGACCGCTCCGCTGAAACATTACTGGCTATTATCCGCCAGTATATAGCAGAAGGTACCACGGTGATATCGGATTGTTGGAAGGCATATAATTGTTTAGAAAAAGAAGGTTATAAGCACCTTACGGTTAATCATAGTGTTAATTTTGTTGACCCAGTTACAGGTGCTCATACTAACACCATAGAACGTACCTGGAGAGGCACCAAGGCCCTGGTCCCCAAATACGGAAGAAGAAAAGATCATTTTGTGGGGTATTTGGCCGTGGCCTACTTTAAATTGGGCATAACTGATCCTGCCAAAAGACTTCATCacttcctcctggcagcagcagatttgtatccacctacaccataa